From the genome of Solanum lycopersicum chromosome 7, SLM_r2.1:
AAAGAAGTAGATAAAGTGACAAGTTTTGGCCAAACACTTATTTGAAAGACCAAAATTTGTGCGACTGAGTCCTTGTTTGGACATCCTACAGATCCCGCGTGATAAGGGaatcaggccacttgtagttcgaggAGATAAAGTGATGAGTTAAAAGTTAAGTGAGGTTTCATCGAGGCTCCTGATCGCGGCTCTTATccttacataaaaattgaaaactattagtcaaaagaaaaacaagtgtACAAAATTCTATCCAcgcagcttttcttgaatcttcacttgaattttgactttaagatatcaccttgatttttgggtgaatatCTTAACTTAGAATTGGAATGGAGGCTGAACTTGCCACTTAGACGGATCTTTTgacattcttcaaaatgatCACTTGAAAAATGCTCTTGAATGAATGCGTGTTTTCTTGATCAAAAGTTAACTAGTAAAAGATGTGTGAAAGTCAGGCTGCTACATGCATTGAAGAAGCTAATTTTTACCATCATGGAATTgtttattctaaaaaatttgaagCTTTGTTCTTCAATTTCAAATCCCGGTCTCGCTTAAGAAAACCTGAGAACCACcacaatcaaacaaaaaaataaataaatttttgccCCAGTTTTCACTGGGAAAAGTTTTGTGAGttattaacaaatataaatataaaccaTAAACTTCGGCTAGGAAGTGTTTATTTcaggagaaaataaaactaaaaatctatAATAGGAAGTGTTAATCCTATGAGAAAGTAATCTACTCCCATTATTcaagagggtcctgctagtcccattatccaggagggtcctgctagtcccattatccaggagggtcctgctattcccattatccaggagggtcctgctattcCCATTATATAGGAGGGTCCtgttagtcccattatccaggagggtcctgcaaTACCCATTATCCAAGAGTGTCCtgttagtcccattatccaggagggtcctgctaatcccattatccaggagcgTCCTGCTattcccattatccaggagggtcctgctaatcccattatccaggagggtcctgctagtcccattatccaggagggtcctgctaatcccattatccaggagggtcctgctagtccaaTTATCCAGGAgtgtcctgctaatcccattatccaggagagTCCTACTATTcgcattatccaggagggtcctgtttgtcccattatccaggagggtcctactagtcccattatccaggagggtcctgctagtcccattatcctggagggtcctgctaatcccattatccaggagggtcctgctgaTAAAGTTTTGAACGAACTAATAATACCAACgaaacattgtgaatgctatcTTAATTATTTGGAAGAtcattcaaggagaaaaataaaaataatagtaataaataaagtaaatattccAACAATCAAGTAAttgttattttgatatatattagccAACATTCATATAATATTCCACAAGTCTTTATTGTAGGGTTTCCATTTCGCTTGCTGCAGACTAGGTTGAACATCTAGGTTCCTCGAATCTCAATCTTGAAACAACTTGTGTCCCtgcttcaacaaagaaaatttgtGAGTTTGAAAAGGTGGTGGTTGGTTTGTGGTTCCATCTTTCGACAAGGGCGGCTCAAACACTTATGACGCTTTGATTGTTTCCAACGGTCAATACTTCTTATTGATTGATAGTACTTTCATCCGAATTTGCTTACTTTGGGACCTAAATCCAATGTCTTTATCTCACAACACTCATTGTTTAGCGTTCATAGGATCAGagaattttcaaattcaatacTTGAAGACAGATTAACTCAGTAGCCTGATGCTTTGTCTAGTACCGACTAGAGACTTGGTAGCGAGTCTTGAAATTCCTTTATAGTTTTTTTTGACAAAGACTCGACTCAAATGCACAccaaaaaagtgaagaaaaaagtataagaaaattgcgaactatatgagaataaaaaaaatatttgatgaagactcttttttttgtaagaagaagaaagaaaaacttatctGAGTGTGGAGCCGAGGCTATTGATCCTGCCAtgcaatttgaatttatttccAGACTTGGCTATCCAATGTATTCATCAACCATTATTGATTATTCAATCTTGATATGGAATCCCGACACTTAATGAAGCCATAAATAATTTGGAACCCTTATACACTTTTTGATATTCACGAAGGTCTTTGGCGCTAAAACTCTATCATGTTAATTGCTCCAACTCACGTCCGTCTTATGGTGCATGTCAGaattttcaccaataagactctCTTATATTCAACTCCTTTTTGCCTTACGGTGCCCACTTAGggttttcaccaataagactctcatttttatttctttttactcaCATTTGTCTTATGGCGCCGATTCAGGATTTCTTACCTACCCTTAACCAACTTACTTTCGACATATCAAGGGTTGATGCaaagacctttttttttttgctttagatGATGGGGTTGATTTTGAGCTTTGAGTTGAGACCAAATGAATAAACAAACGACTTTTACCCCAGTATACtacaatataaatttttggatttttatttgGTTTAACCGAACCCAATAttagggttgcctacgtatcttgcCAAAACAAGAATCAGGTCACACGTAGTTCAGGCAATttgttttgtcttttttttttgtttttgttttgaaaagtCAAGGACACAGCATAACCAAGAGATCCAATTGAAACAACCCTTGAAATGTTTAGCCCAAACATAAGGGTTTCTAATGTCGAAACTCAATCATGTGTAATATCTTTTCACAGCATCAGCATTGACAACCGTTTCTGTCACTTTGCCCTCTATATCTGCTAAGTAAAGAGCACCATTGGGTAATACCCTTTTAACAACGAATGGTCCTCtccaatttggagaaaatttgccttTGGTTTCGGCATGATGTGGCAAAATACGTCTCAACACTAATTGACCCTCTTCAAAATGTCTGGGATGCACCTTTTTGTTGTATGCCCGTGCCATTCTTTTCTGTTATAATTGTCCATGACATACTGATGTCAGAcgcttctcatcaatcaaacttAATTGCTCTAACCGAGTTTTGATCCACTCATCATTATCAATATCAACCTCCACAATGTTTCATAAATATGGGATCTAAATCTCTGCAGGTATAACTGCCTCAGTCCCGTATACCAGTGAATATGGGGTAGCGCCCACTGACGTACAGACTGTAGTgcgataacccaacaaagcaaAAGGCAACTTTTCCTACCATTGTCGAGAACTTTGCACCATCTTACGaagtatcttttttatatttttggtagCAGCTTTTACAGCCCCATTTGCCTTTGGGCGATACGGAGTAGAATTTCGATGCTCAATCTTAAATTGGTAGCATACCTCTTGCATTAAGTGGATGTTGAGATTTGAGGCGTTATCAGTTATAATCACCTTTGGAATACCAAATCGACAGATGATGTTGAAACGGATGAAATCCACCACGACCTTCTTCGTCACTGACTTGAAAGTTACTGCTTGCACCAACTTTGTAAAATAATCAATAGCCACCAAGATGAAACTGTGACCATTCGATGCTTTTTGTTCTATCGGTCCAATCACATCCATTCCCCATGCCACGAAAGGCCATGGAGTGGACATTACATGCAACTCAGAAGGAGTAGAATGTATCAAATCACCATGTATTTGACATTCATGACATTTACGAAAAAATCGTATGGAATCCTGCTCTATGGTGAGCCAATAATATCCTGCTAGAAGTATCTTTTTAGCTAGAACATATCCATTCATATGGGGTCCACAAACTCCTGAGTGTACTTCAATCATGATTGTGGAAGCCTCTTGAGCATTTACACACCTTAGAAGACCTAAATCGGGTGTCTTCTTGTACATTATGCCTCCGCTTAAGAAAAAACCCCTTTCTAGTCGTCGAATAGTCCTTTTTTGATTACTAGTTACATCTGACGGACATTCTCCAGACCGAAGATAAGTTTTGATATCATGAAACCAAGGCTTACCTTCAAATTCCTCCTCAATCATGTTGCAATAGGCATGTTGATCACGAATTTGTATGTATAAAGGGTTGATATGGGCGTCATCAGGGTGTTGGAGCATCAAAGATAAAGTGGCCAATGCATCTGCAATGTCATCGTGCATTCTGGGAATGTGTCTAAACTTTATCTACATGAATAGTTGACAAAGAACTTGTAAACAATGTTGATATGGTATGAGCTTTGGGTCTCAAGtttcccattctccttgaatttGATAACTAGTAAGTTTGAGTCTCTTAGCACTAACAATTCTTGGATGCCCATGTCAACAGCTAACCTCAGACCAAAAATGCACGCTTCGTACTCAGATATATTATTAGTACAATAGAATCTAAGTTGGGCTGATATAGGGTAATATTCCCCTGATTTAGACATAAGAACAACTCCTATTCCAACTCCTTTCCTGTTAGAGGCACCATCAAAGAATAACTTCCAACCTTGATCGTTATCGTGAATAACTTCATCGATACAAGATATATCTTCATCTGGAAAATAGGTTTTAAgtgtttcatattcttcatcaataGGGTTCTCTGCCAAATGATCTGCCAATTCTTGAGCTTTCATTGAGGTCTTCGTTATTTAGATAATGTCGAACTCTGCGAGCAATATTTGCCATTTCGTGAGCCTGCTTGTGGGCATgggcttttgaaaaatatatttcaacggATCCATACAAGAGATGAGATAAGTAGTGTAAGATTAAAGATAATGTTTCAACTTCTGTGCTACCCATGTTAGGGCACAACACGTTCTTTCAAGAAGGGTGTACTTCGCTTCGTAAACGATAATCTTCTTGCTGAGGTAATAAATAGCCCGCTCTTTCTTCCCAGTGTCATCATGCTGACCCAGTGCAAAACCAAAAGAATTATCCAGTAccaacatatacaatatcaaagGTCTTCCCGGCTCGGGAGGAACAAACACAGGGGGATTCGATAGGTAATTCTTAATTCTTTTCAAAGATTCTTGACATTCTTCGGTCCACTCGACTGTGgcattctttttcaaaaacttaAAGATGGGCTCACAAGTTGTTGTGAGTTGAGCGATGAATCTGCTGATGTAGTTTAACCTTCCTAGAAGGCTCATAACCTCAGTTTTGTTCTTTGGAGGTGGcaactcttgaattgcttttatttttgaaggatcCAACTCGATACCTCTTCGACTGACTACAAACCCCAAAATCTTCCCCGATGGTACTCCAAATACACATTTTGCATGATTAAGATTGAGATTATACCTGCAGAGCCTTTCGAAGAATCTCCTTAAGTCTTTCACATGATCTAACtgttttttagatttaatgataacatcatccacataaacttcgATTTCTCTATGCATCATATCGTGAAACATGGTTGTCATTGCTCTCATATAAGTTGCCCCtgcattttttaatccaaaaggcaTAACACGATAACAATATGTACCCCATGGAGtgataaaagatattttttctgCATCTTCATCATCCATAATAATCTGATGGTAGCCCGCATAACAATCCACAAAAGATGCAACCTCATGTTTAGCAAAATTATCCAATAAAATATGGATGTTAGGCAAAGGAAAATCATCTTTTGTACTTGCCTTATTCAAATCACGATAATCAACACACATTCGAACTTTGCCGTCTTTCTTAGGGACAGGTACAATATTGGCTAACCAAGAAGGATATTGAGCGACTTGAATGACTTTGGCCTCAAGTTGTTTTGTGATCtcctatttaattatttcactcATGTCGGTTTTGAGTTTTCTGAACTTCTTCTTTATCGGAGGAAAATTAGGATCAATTGGCAACTTGTGAACAACCATGTTCGTGCTTAATCCaggcatgtcatcataagaTGAAACAAAAACACCTTTGTAATCAAACAGGTCCTGGATTATATCATCCTTTTGATGTCGAACATGCACACTTATCTTAGTCTCCTTAATAATTTCCTGATCCCCCAAATTTATCGTCTCAGTTTCACTCATGTTtggatttgacttattttcaaaatgattaaaATCCCTCCTTACTTCTTCAAACACTCTGTCTTCATCATGTTTGATTTCTTGgcttattatttcaatattagaTCAAAGATTAGATTGGATATTAAGATCTGGCGAAAAATTCTGCATGCATTTCATATCATTAGAATCGGCACAGAAAGAActgtataaaagaaaatgaacaaatacATTAGATTGAAATAAAGATGCAATTACATCCTACTGAAAAGGGAAATAGAATGTTTGAAATAAAACGACAAGATAAAATCTGAATTACAATCCTTGAATGAATCGgatgacaaaagaaaaaacaagataGACTACCAGGACTCGTCTTTAACGGGGAAAGGGCTGGCCTCCCAATTGTTTAGATTAACATCAGGACCAATGAATTGCACATCTCTGTCGCTAGTGCTTTCTCCGAGTTCCACCATATCAACCTcgacaaataaatcttgaaaatagttGATCATTTCTTCGCTAACTTTCATCACTGGCTCTGGAAAAGATGATTGATAAGATTCTGTTGCGCGGGGTTTGATGAAAGATTTGTAGATTGGTTGTGTAGGCTTGGTAAGTGACCATACATCTCTCTTCTGCTTCTTTGCCTTCATTTTATCTTCGACTCCAGGCTGGTAGCCTAAGACAAAAGTACCGATGCTCTTTCGTAGACTCACAGGATAAGCTCTTCCTTGCAAGCAGATTCCTAAGCCTTTACCCGGCTCAAACCCATGTTTCAGCAATTCATTCACCACCATTATAGACGCGATGGGCATATTTGGTTTTGAAATGATACTCCCCTCGGGGACATGCTCAATAACCACTACCTCAGAATCTTGATAAACTAGTGTCTCATTCTCATTATCCGCATTGATAAAAGGGAAGGAAGAGTCTTTGTAGATTGAAAAATCCCCCTCACCATGAACAATTACCTCTTGTCGGCCGTGTTCAAGCTTAATCATTTGATGCAACGTTGAGGGGACTGCTCCAGCCCTATGCACAGATGGCCTCCCCAACAATAGATTGTAGGACGCGTTGATATCCAACACTTAAAAATTCATAGCGAAATCCACAGGTCCTATGGTTAGTACGAGATCTATCTCACCAATAACATCTGTTTTTGACCCACCAAAAGCTCTAACACATACCTTGTTGGGTTAGACCCTTTCAGCACTAACATTCAATTTTTGTAGAGTTGATAAAGGACAAATATTTGCTCCAAATCCTCCATCAAGTAGAATTCGAGTGACATATGAAAGCACATACTTTACAGTGATATGTAGGCCTTGGTTATGTCATGTACCTTCTTTGGGTAGTTCATCATCTTAAAAGGTGATGTGGTTTACCTCAAATATTCTCCCAGCAATCTTCTCTAACTGACTCACTGTAACTTTACTAGGAACATGTGCTTCATTCAAAATTTCTCATTAAAGCCTTACGATGTTCATCAGAATGTATTAGCAAAGACAACAAAGAGATTTGGGATGgagtttttcttaattgttcaACCACGAAGTAGTCTGATAGTTTCATCTTCCTTAGGAATTCCTCTGCCTCTCCTTCAGTGACCGGACTCTTTATTTGTATTTGgtcattttttgttttccttaattCCATCGGGGCATAACATCTTCCTGAACGGGTTATTCCTCCCActtcatctatttcttcattaatTTCTTTTCCCTTGTATGTCACGACAGTAGGTTCATAGTTCCAAGGAACAACTTTAGGGTTAGTCATTGGGAGCTGGGATACTGGCCTGATAATCACAGGAGGAATATGGGCCCCTTGCACGATCAAGATAGGTTTGTTTGGCCTTTTTGGAACAAACAATTTTGCCTTACTCGGACTTGCCCAAACAATTTCAAGGGCTCCTTTCACAGTTAAGATGGGTGTGTTTGATGGACTCAACTTTTCTAACACACTTTCCGCCCCTAAAGacatcatttttcttaaatcaacAACATTTGCTGACTTCTCAATGCCAGTTCCAACCGTAAGGATTGGCTTATACGGAGATGCAAACTCTTCATGACCCTTCATCATTTTTAGAATGTTTGTTTCAGTATGCCTCAGCAATGGATTTTGATTGATGTTGGGTCCATTCGGACTTTCAACTATAATTCAATTAGAATCGATCAAATCCTTAATGGCCCTTTTCAAATACTAACATCTCTCTATGTTGTGCCCTGGGGCATTAGAACAATATGTGCAATGTTGAGAATAATCCAAATTTCTCGGGGGAGGATTCGACATCTTTCTCTCAATAGGACTCAAAATATTCAACGTGCTTAATTTTTGGAACAAGCTAGCAGACGACTCCCGAATAGGAGTGAACTCATCTTTAACGCCATCTCCCTTTTTGTATTGTGGTCTAGGACGAAAAGGAATTCTAGCAGTATTTTGATGAACTTGTGGGGGTGGTGGATGATTTTGTGAAGTTGGTGCACGCCATTGTGGATAAGAAGGGGGTGCAATTGGTTGTGCATTAAAAACATGATATAGACTCTATGGGACAAAATATTGTGGAGCTTGGGAAGGAAAATAGTGTTGTGGGGAATTACCTAGAACATGAGTCCTAGGCGCTGATACAATAGTGGTCACATCCttccttctcttcttccctCCAATATTTCCAGAACCATTTTGAAGCACTTGTGTTGTGGCTTTTAAGGCAGTTTGACTTACAATCTTCCCAGACTTGATGTCATTTTCCACCATTTCCCCTACCTTAATAACTTCAGCAAATGTCTTCCCTACGCAGAAAGCAGGTAGTGAaagtaatcaggttcttgcgCCTGGAGAAAAACGTCAATCATCTCTGACTCCTTCATCGGTGGTTTAACCCTAGCAGCTTGTTCCCTCCATCTGATAGCATATTCACGAAAATTTTCTGTGGTATTTTTCCTCATGTTGGCTAACGAGGAGCGATCTGGAACaatgtcaatattatattgGAATTGCTGTACAAAACATCGAGCCAAATCGTCCCATGTGTGCCAGTTGGTGATATGTTTATCTATGAACCATTCAGATGCAATCCCTACTAAGCTTTCCCCAAAATAGGCCATAAGTAACTCTTCTTTTCCCTCTGCACCCCTCAATTGGTTGCAATACCTCTTTAGATGAGCTACGGGGTCTCCGTGaccatcatatttttcaaactttgtaGTTTTAAAACCAGCAGGTAAATGGACGTGAGGAAACATACACAAGTCACTGAATGAGACGCCTTTGTGGCCTTCTAGTCCTTGCATATCTCTTATGCTCTGttccaaactcttcattttcttagtcctttcttcatgttcctcatTCTTGACCATCTTCTCAATTTTGATAGGGGAACTATATTGATTAATGTGGGGATGAAAGCTTGGAATTTTAATGGCCTCTTCAAGAGTGTAACTCTGATCACGCCGAACTTTGGGCGGAGGATCGCTTTTGGATTTGGGCACCATCGTTGGCTGCGGGATGCTATTAGTCGGGGCAGTTGACACAAAGAGTGGATTACTTATCACAGGCGTATTCGAAGGGCGCACCATAGAAGTTCCAGCGACATTGGATGTGTTAGCATAGGGGCTGAATCCAGGGGGATATATCGGATCGCTTGTCGATACCTGGATAGGGTGagacatatttgtattaaaatagtcTCGGATTGAAGACGGTGGAGGTTGTCTACTCATCCAAGCCTCGTGCATCTCTGCCATTTGTTGTTTTAATGCCCTTATCTCTTCTGTTGTCCCTATTTCTTGTGAATTCATCTGGTTTTGGATCTCCTCATCATTGTCCGATTCATTTCCGTCTCTAGGGGCCATTTTCTGTTTCCCTTTTGATCTTGTGTTGTAAGGATGTGATGTCAGTTTAACCACAAACCAACCACCTTTAAGCTAGTATGTctctctttatttctctctctttctctctctctctctctgaatGGAGTAACAAACCGATTAGTGTTAAGAAATTATGCACATTGCATCCACATACATACTTCTAATATAGAGGACCTTATGTTTCATCCCGTCTTACCTAGGCATTCTTTTCTTcattagttttttaatattttattattatttatttatttatttatttattatcattatgattatcattttttaagagaaagaagaaattaaaaaaaagaaaataataataataataataataataataataataatttggatCGAACCCCCTGGGGTTGCCTACATATCATGTTTAGCCCATTAATCAGATCTTGCGTAGTTTGAGaatgatattaattaatttttttatttatttattttttaattattattatcttttttttgcaTGACATATGCACATAAAGTGACCGAAAGCAAATCTTTTTcgttcattttaaaatattttaaacaatgatttgaataaaacaaacaaacaaaaaaaaacagaagtacCTAGGACGTAGattcaaaatgaaataaaataacaaaacgaaaagaaagaggaaaaactaaaaataataataaaatgaaataatcactACTAAGAAAATAGACTCGAAAAGAAACTGAATCCTCGAATCTCAATTATCTCCAAGACCCTTATAAACCTTTGTCAACGCTTTCGGTAGATGTGGAGCCAAAGCACGGGCCTGTCGGCCCAACCTCTCATCGTTCTGGTGTAAATATCTAGCATAAACATTATTGAGTTCATCCCTGAGTTGTAGTATTCGGTCTCTGGCTTCATCCATATTGTCATAACAATTCCGTAACCAGTGGTGAGCAGTATTGACTTCATGCGTCAAATTTTCCTTTGTTCTTGGAGCTCTTCAATTTGAAGGTGGAGTGCATCTCGCTCGGCTATCCTTTCACCTCTATCAATCTCAC
Proteins encoded in this window:
- the LOC138337375 gene encoding uncharacterized protein, translated to MAPRDGNESDNDEEIQNQMNSQEIGTTEEIRALKQQMAEMHEAWMSRQPPPSSIRDYFNTNMSHPIQVSTSDPIYPPGFSPYANTSNVAGTSMVRPSNTPVISNPLFVSTAPTNSIPQPTMVPKSKSDPPPKVRRDQSYTLEEAIKIPSFHPHINQYSSPIKIEKMVKNEEHEERTKKMKSLEQSIRDMQGLEGHKGVSFSDLCMFPHVHLPAGFKTTKFEKYDGHGDPVAHLKRYCNQLRGAEGKEELLMAYFGESLVGIASEWFIDKHITNWHTWDDLARCFVQQFQYNIDIVPDRSSLANMRKNTTENFREYAIRWREQAARVKPPMKESEMIDVFLQAQEPDYFHYLLSA